DNA sequence from the Bacteroidales bacterium genome:
AATGGGCAGGAACCGGGGACCCCAATGGAAATAGCTCTGCTGGTGATGGGCGATAAACTGGGGATTGACCGTAAATCATTACTCCACAGCAACAAGCGTATCGATGAATCGGCTTTTGATTCTGACCGAAAGTTAATGTCTACACTGGTTGAAGAAAACGGGAAGTTTTATGTCTATACAAAAGGAGCTCCGGGAAACTTAATAGAAATCTGCACCCAGGTATTAGAGGATGGAAAAACGAGTCCTTTAACCGAAGCTCATAAAAAGAGGTACCTGGATGCTGCCATTATTATGTCTGATCAGGCTTTGCGCACGCTTGGGGCAGCCTATACAGGTAAATGAAAAATTGACCCACACAGAGATGGAAAAGACCTGATACTAGTCGGCCTGGTGGGTATGATAGATCCACCAAGGGCTGAAGCGAAGGACCTGATTCTAAAAGCAAAATGGCCGGGTAAAAACGTCTCATGATTACCGGTGACCATAAGAATACGGCATTCGCTATTGCCTTTCAGCTGGGAATTGCAGAAAAGATAGAACAAACATTAACGGACAGGAAATTGACGGGTTTACTGAACTTGAATTCTCTGAAAAGATTGATAATTATAATGTTTTGCACGTGTGTCCCCCGAACATAAAGTAAAATTGTACGGGCACTGGAAATCTCAGGGCAATATAGTTTCCATGACGGGTGACGGGGTCAACGATGCCCCGTCGTTAAACACTGCCGATATTGGAGTAGCGATGGGAATTACAGGGACTGATGTTGCCAAAGGTGCTTCAGATATGATTCTTACCGATGATAATTTTTCAACCATTGTTTCGGCTATTGAGCAGGGTAGAAATATTTACAATAACATAAAAAAGTCCGTTATTTTCCTGATTACCTGTAACCTGGGGGAAGTGATAACCATCTTCGTCGCACTTATTATTGGCTGGAAAGCTCCATTAATTGCAACACAACTACTTTGGATAAACCTGATCACTGACTCCCTCCCTGCAATAGCACTTGGAATGGATCCGGGAAACACCGATGTAATGAAAGAAAAGCCACGGCCTGCCAAAGAAAGTTTCTTTGCCAATGGTGCCGGTATGCATGTTTTGCTTGGGGGAGTTTTGATAGGTTCATTAACGATCACCGCTTACTTTTTTGGATATTATGAGCATGGCTACACTCCGTTTGATAAGCAGGTACCGCAAAAAACAATAGAATATGCCCGTACAATGGCTTTTATGGTATTGGTGGTATGTCAGCTGGTTTATTCGCTAGCACTGAGAAATGAACGAAAATCCATTTTCAGCATCGGAATTTTTTCAAATAAATTTCTTGTGGGAGCCATTCTGTCAGGTTTAGCCCTTCAATTCCTTGTGGTTAAAATTCCAGCCATAAAAAGTGCATTTCATTTGCAGATGCCTGATCTCAGAGCGTGGGGGATTATTCTTGCACTTGGAATTACTCCATTGATATTAAATGAACTTATTAAATTAATTATCAGAGTTTCGAAAAAAACATGGTGAAAACAATCTGCAAGAATCTTGCTTTGCAAATTCATTGCGATTGAGTATAGTTACGCAAAAACGGGATAAATCAATATACGGGTGTGCTGGCTAATCAGGCAGCAGCAATGTTATGGTTTTCACAACATCACTTTCGTGATTTCAACCCCTGCCTGGGTTTCAGTTCGCAACAGGTAGGCACCTTTTGGTAAAAATGAAATATCAACCTGAATCTTTTCATTTGGACTAAATTCCTTTTCCCAGAATAACTGTCCGTTGATGCCTGAAATAGCAACTTTTACACCTGAAGATACCTGATCATTGAATTCGATATTGATAATTTCTGTGGCAGGATTAGGGTACACAGTGATGTTTCCTTTTGACAATTCACTTTCTGGCATCCCCAAAGCACCGGCATTGGTGGTTTTCAGGATTAAACCATTATCACCAGCAATAAAACCAATACTTTCGTCATAAAAATACACATCCCATAAATTAAGGCTGGTTCCGCTCACCGAAATCGTCCAGTGCAAACCGGCATCAGCTGTCATCAGGATAGTACCATCTTTGCCTGTTATATAGCCGTTGTTTTCAGAAGTGAATACAACAGAATATAAATCCTTAATAGTCACTGAGGGTAAAAACAGTCCAGTTTTCCCCGGCATCAGTGGTTTTCATTATACAGCCTACTGCACCTACTATGTACCCTGTGTTTGGGTTAGTAAAAAACACATCTGAAGGATGTTGCCATGATGGAGATGAAACAATCCAGTTTAGCCCCCCATCAACTGTTTTTAACACTTTTCCAGATCCTCCGACAGCATATCCTGTGTTTGCATCTGTGAAGAAGCAGGATTGCAGGTCATCATTAACCGGACTTAGCATCATATTCCAGGTTTCACCGCCATCAGTAGTTTTACGCGAATGACCTTTGGTAACATTGTCAGGACTGCTTCCTACGTGCATACAACCAACACTGGCATTAACAAAGAATAAATCATTAATCCAGTTTCCTGTTGAATGAAATTTGGATATCCAGGTGGCTCCTCCATCAGTAGTTTTCAGGATTCTTCCGCCATCCATACTGGCAGTTGAAACCATTCCGGTACTTGCATCCATAAAATAAAGGGAAGTAAGGTCCATCTCCGTACCACTTTCAAGGGCTATCCAGTTGGTGCCCCCATCATCCGTCTTAAAAAGAACCCCACCACTTCCTGCTAAATACCCCGTTTCTGGCTGAGGAAAACAAACCGAGAAAAGCTTTTTATCGGTAGGTGCCGGTGAAAGTATGGTCCACTGGGCAAACGTTACAGATGAAAACAATAACAGGATCCCAAGAATATTGAATGCTTTCATAGGTATATTTTTTAGGTTATTGCAAAATATTGTCAGTTACAAAGTTATACCAATGTCAGAACCAAATCTACTACCCGGTTGGGTAGTATTTTTCATAAGTTTGTCAAGTACTTAGCAAAAGAATCATAATTATGAGCCTGGTAAGTGATTTCTTTAAACCTGTCCCTTCCATCGAAGGCATCAGTGAGGCTGATTATGAATCACTCAGGCACTATATTAATACCCTGGAAGCCATAGCCCGCCTGGTTGACCTGAGTTATTACATAATAGACTATAAGAAGCGTGAATTTATTTATGTTTCAGGACACCCCCTGTTTCTTTCAGGCTATCAGGCTGAAGAAGTCCGGCAAATGGGATATGATTTCTTCGGAAAAGCAGTTCCTCCGGATGATTTGAATATGCTGCTTGGAAATCAATGAAAAGGGATTTGAGTTTTACTATAACTTGCCCTCAATCAGGCGTCCGAAGGGATATATCTCCTATGATTTCAGGCTGAAACACAAAAGTGGCAGCACCATCCTTATTAATCATAAGCTCACCCCTGTAATTCTGAATGAAGAGGGTGACCTGTGGATTTCGCTATGCCTTGTCACACTCTCCACTGCACGAAAAACCGGTAATATGAATATTTTCATGCAGGATGAGGGGGTAAAATATCATTATAGTTTCAGGACGAAGAAATTCCAGGCTGCAAAAAACCAATCCCTTACTGCGACAGAGAAACAGGTTATTCAGCTTCTTTCGATGGGGAATTCAAGTCGTCAGATTGCAGCGCAATTATCAGTGAGTGAAAACACCATCAAGTTTCACAAGAAAAATGTCTTCCGGAAACTTGGGTCAAAACAGTAATGAAGCTGTTTA
Encoded proteins:
- a CDS encoding T9SS type A sorting domain-containing protein; its protein translation is MPGKTGLFLPSVTIKDLYSVVFTSENNGYITGKDGTILMTADAGLHWTISVSGTSLNLWDVYFYDESIGFIAGDNGLILKTTNAGALGMPESELSKGNITVYPNPATEIINIEFNDQVSSGVKVAISGINGQLFWEKEFSPNEKIQVDISFLPKGAYLLRTETQAGVEITKVML
- a CDS encoding helix-turn-helix transcriptional regulator encodes the protein MEINEKGFEFYYNLPSIRRPKGYISYDFRLKHKSGSTILINHKLTPVILNEEGDLWISLCLVTLSTARKTGNMNIFMQDEGVKYHYSFRTKKFQAAKNQSLTATEKQVIQLLSMGNSSRQIAAQLSVSENTIKFHKKNVFRKLGSKQ